Proteins encoded within one genomic window of Actinoplanes octamycinicus:
- a CDS encoding alpha/beta hydrolase encodes MTLASEDTVLTWTEPDSLPPRGTLIVLPGRGESPRVYERFGRRLAADAYRVHAVTAPSDDPVRSREQLTALLAGAEPATPRIVVGSDAGAAFAASLAATRRLPRASALILAGLPASPQAAPHRDWAAELDARSACPAHRRRISDDGVRPGELFTDLPADWFHPDDPGEITVPVLGLHGERDPISPLEGIRRWYATVPRADLLSIAGAPHDVLNDQTHRTVAASIVLFLERLRAGAPIARPERKNA; translated from the coding sequence TCGCCTCCGAGGACACCGTTCTGACCTGGACCGAGCCGGACTCCCTCCCGCCACGCGGCACGCTGATCGTCCTGCCCGGGCGCGGCGAGTCGCCGCGGGTCTACGAGCGCTTCGGGCGCCGGCTCGCCGCCGACGCGTACCGGGTGCACGCCGTCACCGCGCCCAGCGACGACCCGGTCCGCAGCCGGGAGCAGCTGACCGCGCTGCTGGCCGGCGCCGAGCCTGCGACACCGCGGATCGTGGTCGGCTCGGACGCCGGCGCCGCGTTCGCCGCCAGCCTGGCCGCGACCCGCCGCCTGCCCCGCGCCTCCGCGCTGATCCTCGCCGGCCTGCCCGCCTCGCCGCAGGCCGCGCCGCACCGCGACTGGGCGGCCGAACTGGACGCCCGGTCCGCCTGCCCGGCCCACCGCCGGCGGATCAGCGACGACGGCGTCCGGCCCGGCGAGCTCTTCACCGACCTGCCCGCCGACTGGTTCCATCCGGACGACCCCGGCGAGATCACCGTGCCGGTCCTCGGCCTGCACGGCGAGCGGGACCCGATCAGCCCGCTCGAGGGCATCCGCCGGTGGTACGCCACGGTGCCTCGCGCCGACCTGCTGAGCATCGCCGGCGCCCCACACGACGTGCTCAACGACCAGACCCACCGGACCGTCGCCGCGTCCATCGTGCTGTTCCTGGAGCGGCTCCGCGCCGGCGCCCCGATCGCCCGACCCGAGCGGAAGAACGCGTGA